In Tenacibaculum pacificus, a single window of DNA contains:
- a CDS encoding MarR family winged helix-turn-helix transcriptional regulator gives MDFENTLAPWLGKTMKMIDNHIQDLFFEKNIHLTKIQFIVLKRLRHKNGVPQQELAFLTGRDKTSLTRLINTMQKKNLVARVPSESDKRINNIHLTKKGIELFDETFPIMKSFAKCLQENISEEEIAQVINVIKKVQDNLNTKSVKGCINS, from the coding sequence ATGGATTTCGAAAATACATTAGCTCCTTGGTTAGGAAAAACAATGAAAATGATAGATAATCATATTCAAGATCTTTTTTTTGAAAAAAATATACATCTTACAAAAATACAGTTTATCGTACTAAAAAGATTAAGACATAAAAATGGAGTACCACAACAAGAGTTGGCTTTTTTAACAGGTAGAGATAAAACATCTTTAACTCGTTTAATTAATACAATGCAAAAGAAAAATCTTGTTGCAAGAGTTCCTTCAGAATCAGATAAACGAATTAATAATATTCATTTAACCAAAAAAGGAATTGAATTATTTGATGAAACATTTCCTATTATGAAAAGTTTTGCAAAATGTTTACAAGAAAATATATCAGAAGAAGAAATAGCACAAGTAATTAATGTTATAAAAAAAGTACAAGATAATTTAAATACAAAATCAGTAAAAGGTTGTATCAACAGCTAA
- the carB gene encoding carbamoyl-phosphate synthase large subunit, whose amino-acid sequence MPKNQNLKSILIIGSGPIVIGQACEFDYSGTQALRSLREDGIETVLINSNPATIMTDPSMADHVYLLPLNTKSLIQILKDHPQIDAVLPTMGGQTALNLCIEADEKGIWKDFGVEIIGVNIDAINITEDREKFRNLMLDIGIPMAPQATATSFLKGKEIAQEFGFPLIIRASFTLGGEGASFVYKEEDFDDLLTRGLEVSPIHEVMIDKALIGWKEYELELLRDANDNVVIICSIENMDPIGIHTGDSITVAPAMTLSDKTFQKMRDMAIHMMRNIGDFAGGCNVQFAISPDEKEDIIAIEINPRVSRSSALASKATGYPIAKIAAKLALGYHLDELDNQITKSTSALFEPTLDYVIVKIPRWNFDKFEGSDRTLGLQMKSVGEVMGIGRSFQEALHKATQSLEIKRNGLGADGKENKNYDEIIEKLTYASWDRVFIIYDAIKMGIPLSKIHEITQIDMWFLKQYEELHEIEKEISKNTVANLDRDLLLEAKQKGYGDRQIAHMLGCLESEVYSKREELNINRVYKLVDTCAAEFKAKTPYYYSTFESDIVTKEGVTVIANESEVTAKKKIIVLGSGPNRIGQGIEFDYCCVHGILAAAECGYETIMINCNPETVSTDFDTADKLYFEPVFWEHIYDIIKHEKPEGVIVQLGGQTALKLAEKLTKYGIKILGTSFEALDLAEDRGSFSDLLVRNKIPFPEFGIAETADEALVLADKLDFPILVRPSYVLGGQGMKIVINKEELIEHVVDLLRRMPGNKLLLDHYLDGAIEAEADAICDGENVQIIGIMEHIEPCGVHSGDSNATLPAFNLGDLVIQQIKDHTKTIALELKTVGLINVQFAIKDDIVYIIEANPRASRTVPFIAKAYKQPYVNYATKVMLGEKKVTDFDFNPQLDGYAIKQPVFSFNKFPNVNKQLGPEMKSTGESILFIDDLKDDQFYDLYSRRKMYLTK is encoded by the coding sequence ACGTGAAGACGGAATTGAAACTGTTTTAATCAATTCAAATCCGGCAACAATCATGACAGATCCTTCAATGGCTGATCATGTATATCTTTTACCTTTAAATACAAAGTCGTTAATTCAGATATTAAAAGATCATCCTCAAATTGATGCTGTTTTACCAACAATGGGTGGGCAAACTGCATTAAATTTATGTATTGAAGCTGATGAAAAAGGTATTTGGAAAGATTTTGGTGTAGAAATTATTGGTGTTAATATCGACGCTATTAATATTACCGAAGACCGTGAAAAGTTTAGAAACTTGATGTTAGATATTGGTATTCCAATGGCGCCTCAAGCAACAGCGACTTCTTTCTTAAAAGGTAAAGAAATTGCACAAGAATTTGGTTTTCCTTTAATTATTAGAGCTTCATTTACTTTGGGTGGAGAAGGAGCTTCTTTTGTTTATAAAGAAGAAGATTTTGATGATTTATTAACTCGTGGATTAGAGGTTTCTCCTATTCATGAGGTGATGATTGATAAAGCTCTTATTGGCTGGAAAGAATATGAATTAGAATTACTTAGAGATGCAAATGATAATGTAGTTATTATTTGTTCTATTGAAAATATGGATCCTATTGGAATTCATACAGGAGATTCTATTACAGTAGCTCCAGCAATGACACTTTCTGATAAAACATTCCAAAAAATGCGTGATATGGCAATCCATATGATGCGTAATATTGGTGATTTTGCAGGAGGATGTAATGTACAGTTTGCTATTTCTCCAGATGAAAAAGAAGACATCATTGCTATTGAAATTAATCCTCGTGTATCTCGTTCATCAGCATTAGCAAGTAAAGCAACAGGGTATCCTATTGCAAAAATTGCTGCTAAATTAGCCTTAGGGTATCATTTAGATGAATTAGATAATCAAATTACAAAATCTACATCAGCTTTATTTGAGCCAACGTTAGATTATGTAATCGTGAAAATCCCTAGATGGAACTTTGATAAATTTGAAGGTTCTGACAGAACTTTAGGTTTACAAATGAAATCTGTTGGTGAGGTTATGGGTATTGGACGTTCATTCCAAGAAGCATTACACAAGGCAACACAATCATTAGAAATTAAACGTAACGGTTTAGGAGCTGATGGAAAAGAAAATAAAAACTACGATGAAATTATTGAGAAGTTAACATACGCTTCTTGGGATAGAGTTTTTATTATTTATGATGCTATTAAAATGGGAATTCCGTTGAGTAAAATCCACGAAATTACTCAAATTGATATGTGGTTCTTAAAGCAATATGAAGAATTACACGAAATAGAAAAAGAAATTTCTAAGAATACAGTAGCAAATCTTGATAGAGATTTATTACTTGAAGCAAAACAAAAAGGATATGGAGATCGTCAGATTGCTCATATGTTAGGTTGTTTAGAAAGTGAAGTATATAGCAAAAGAGAGGAATTAAATATCAACAGAGTTTACAAGTTAGTTGATACTTGTGCTGCTGAATTTAAAGCAAAAACTCCTTATTATTATTCAACTTTTGAAAGTGATATTGTAACTAAAGAAGGTGTTACAGTTATTGCAAACGAAAGTGAAGTTACAGCAAAAAAGAAAATTATAGTTTTAGGTTCAGGACCAAACCGTATTGGGCAAGGAATTGAATTTGATTACTGTTGTGTTCATGGTATTTTAGCAGCTGCGGAATGTGGTTACGAAACTATTATGATTAACTGTAATCCTGAAACGGTTTCTACAGATTTTGATACTGCTGATAAATTATATTTTGAGCCTGTTTTTTGGGAACATATTTATGACATCATCAAGCATGAAAAACCAGAAGGAGTTATTGTTCAGTTAGGTGGACAAACTGCTTTAAAGTTAGCTGAAAAATTAACTAAATACGGAATCAAAATTTTAGGTACTAGTTTTGAAGCCTTAGATTTAGCAGAAGATAGAGGAAGTTTTTCTGATCTTTTAGTGAGAAATAAAATTCCATTTCCTGAATTTGGAATTGCTGAAACTGCTGACGAAGCTTTAGTTTTAGCTGATAAATTAGATTTCCCAATTTTAGTAAGACCTTCTTATGTATTAGGAGGGCAAGGAATGAAAATTGTTATCAATAAAGAAGAATTAATAGAACACGTTGTTGATTTATTAAGAAGAATGCCTGGTAATAAATTATTATTAGATCATTATTTAGACGGAGCAATTGAAGCGGAAGCTGATGCAATTTGTGACGGTGAAAATGTTCAAATAATTGGTATTATGGAACATATTGAGCCTTGTGGAGTTCACTCTGGAGATTCAAATGCAACATTACCAGCCTTTAATTTAGGTGATTTAGTTATCCAACAAATAAAAGATCATACTAAAACAATTGCTTTAGAGTTAAAAACAGTTGGTTTAATAAATGTTCAGTTTGCTATTAAAGATGATATCGTTTATATTATTGAAGCAAATCCAAGAGCATCACGTACAGTTCCTTTTATTGCAAAAGCTTACAAACAACCTTATGTAAACTATGCAACTAAGGTAATGTTAGGTGAAAAGAAAGTTACAGATTTTGATTTTAACCCTCAATTAGATGGTTATGCAATAAAGCAACCAGTATTTTCATTCAATAAGTTCCCGAATGTAAACAAACAATTAGGACCTGAAATGAAATCGACAGGTGAAAGTATTTTATTTATTGATGATTTAAAAGATGATCAATTTTATGACTTATATTCAAGACGTAAAATGTACTTAACTAAGTAA